TCAGGTCCTGTGGGTCGTGCCGCCCGGACCGCACCGCGCCGCCGATGATCCGGGCGTCCAGGAACTTGGAGACGTACAGACCGTCCTCGCGCAGCCGTTCGAGGATCGGCCGTCCCGCCACCGCCCGGTCGGGGTGGAAGTTCAGGGTGACGCACACCCCGGCGTCCAGGGGCGCTCCGAAGGACAGCGAGGTGACATGCTCCAGGGCCCGCGTCCGGGAGGAGGTGACCGGGAGATCGACGTTCATCGTGACAGTGTGACCGGGCGGCTTCGCGGGAGCACGTGAATACCTGGCCCCGCCGGTGCGGTTGGATATGACCATGAGCGTTCACGACGTGGCCCGCAGGCTGCCGGGCATATCCGCCCTCACCGATCTCTGCCGTTCGCTGGCGATGCTCGACGCGATCCTGTGCCCCGAGTGGGCCGACCGCTGGCACGGCTTCGACGCGCGGTGGTCGCCGACGGAGGCGATGGCCTCGATGCGGGACGGGTCGGGCGGGGAGTACTCCGTGGTCTTCTCCGCCGACGGGGCGTACGCGCGGGGCTTCGACCACGAGTCGCCGATGAGCCCCTACGTGGAAGACGGTCCCTGGCCCGGGGTGCTCGACGAGGTGCCCGCCGTGTTCCGCCGCTACGTCGACGAGCCGTTGTTCACCGACGAGTCCGGCATGCCCGTCGTCACCGCCTGTCTCTGGCGCGCGAGCGACGACGACCGCTGGCGGGCCGGGGCCGTCGAGTTCCCGGAGGACGGCGAGGACTCCGACGGGGCCGACTGGCTCTTCCAGCTCCTCGTCACCGGCACCCCCGAGTCCTACCAGGAGTGGGCCGAGGACCATTTCGAGGTCCCCGTCGACCTCGAAGCCGTCACCCACGTCTATGCGCTGCGACCGCTGACCGACGAGGTGGTGGCGGCCCTGGCCCCCGAGCGGACCGCCGCCGAACTGGCCGCGGATGTCAAGGAGATCGGGTACCCGGTCGGCACGGGGGTGTAGGCCGCGCCCCGGCGCCCGGTGGCCCCGGGCGGGCTTCTCCTGCTCCGGAGAAGCCCGCCCGGGGCCCGCGCTCACTTGCCGCTCTGCAACGCCTTCCACGTGGCCGGGCCCACCTGGCCGTCGACCGAGAGCTTGCGGTTGGTCTGGTAGCCGCGCACCGCCGTCTCCGTGGCCGGGCCGAACGTTCCGTCCACGCCGACGGTGGTGCCGAGCGCCGCCGTCAGGGACCGCTGGAGCCGCTTCACCGCGTCGCCCGAACTGCCCCGCGACAGCGCCGGGGTCGTGCCCGCGGACAGCAGGGCCGTCCAGCTCTTCGGGCCGACCACCCCGTCGGCCTCCAGCGTGCGGGCCCGCTGGAACGCCTGCACCGCTCCGGTGGTGGTGGGCCCGAAGCTGCCGTCGGCCGCGCCCGCCTCGTAACCCTGGGCGTTGAGCAGTGTCTGTACGGCCTTGACCTGCGGGCCGGTGGAGCCGGACCGCTGGGTCGTGTACGTGGGGAACGTCAGCCCGTCGCCGCCGCTGCCCGGGTCGCCCTCGATCAGCTGCATGTAGTGGTTCCAGTCCCAGTTGGGGCCGGGGTCCGTGTGGTCGGCGCCGGGCGCCTCGCTGTGGCCGATGATGTGAGACCGGTTCTTCGGGATGCCGTACCGCGCCGCGAGGTGCTTGGTCAGAGCGGCGGAGGACCGGTACATCGCCTCCGTGTACCAGGCCGGGTTGTCGACGTAGCCCTCGTGCTCGATCCCGACGGACGAGGAGTTGGTGCTGCCGGCGTGCCAGGCGGTGTCCTTCTCCAGGACCGACTGGGTGACCTCACCGTCCGAGGAGCGGATCGTGTAGTGCGCGCTGACCTTCGAAGCCGGGTTCTGGTACCAGCTGATGGAACCGGCGTACGACCCCTGGGTGGTGTGGATGACCACCTTGTCGATGGCGGCCTTGCGGCCGACGACGAAGTTCCCGGAGTAGGCGGGCACCCAGCGCGCCGAGGGGTAGTCCGGGCTCTGGGCGTAGACGTCGGACGCCGACACCGCGGCCTTGTCCGGGTCGACCGGCCGGGAGGGCACGAGCACTTCCTCGCCGCCCTGTGCCGTGGCGGACACGCCCTCGGCGAGGAACGTGAAGACCGCGTCCGCGTAGAGCGCGGCGGCGGGCCCCTCGGCGGCGCTGTAGCGGGCCACCGCCGGATACCAGGAGTTCACGTCCCGGCGCTCGGCGGCGTCCAGGCCCAGCGCGTCGGCGTGGTCGCGCAGGACGGCCGCGCCGCCGAGGATGTTGGCCGTCGTGTCCCGGCGCAGCCGGGCCGCGCTCTCGCCGGTCAGTTCGGAGGCCTTCTCCAGGGAGCGGTTGGCCGGATTGCTCGCCAGATGCATCACGCCGTAGCCGTTCGCCTGGCTGGGCGTGCCCGCGTGGCCGTCGAGACGGCTCTCGCCGTAGCCGACGGCGGCCAGCAGGTCGCGCGGTACGCCGTACTCGTGCGCCGCTTCGGCGAACGCGCGGTTCATCGGGTCGGGCGTGTCCGCGTGCGGGGCGGCGGTCGCCGGGTGTCCGGTCGCGAGGAGGGCCGTGGCGGTGAGGGCCGCCACGGCACAGGCGCGGGCCCTGGTTCGGGCGGCGGTGCGTAGGGGCATGAGGGCTCCTGCTCAGTGGGGTGGGCGGAAGAGAAAAGCCCTCGGGCCCGGAGCGGGCCAGAGGGATGCCGAGCACGGCCAGGCTATCGATATGGAGTGGGCATGACAAAGAGTTGAAGAAGTGATTCTGCTGGCAACATCCTGCAAATACACGGTAGTTGAGTGCGGCGCTAGCCCTGTCGGGTGAAGCGTGGCGTCACCCGACAGGGGTGTCGGCGCTGGTTGACGCGGGGCCGGAGGTTACCAGCGGTCGCGGTGGATGACGTCCGCCACCGGACGCCGCCGGACAGGGCCGAAGTTGCCCGCGGGCCACCCCACCGGCACGGCGGCGAACGTCGCCATGTCCTCCGGGATGCCCAGCTCCCGCTTCCACTCCTGCTCCAGTATCAGGTGCCAGATGGTGATGTTCGCCGCCAGTCCCAGCCCCCGGGCCGCGAGCAGCAGGTTCTGCACCCCCGGATAGACGCAGGAGCCCTCGGCCAGCGCCTGGAAACGCGTCTGCGTGTTCATCATGTGCTCGGTGCCCGCCGGTCCGAGCGCCCGCGCCGAGGCGGCCAGGCCCTCCTCGTCCAGACGCGGCTCCGGGAACCGGTAGCACGGCACGACCAGCACCGGGGTGTCGGCGAAGTGGTCGCGCTGATACTCGATCGCCGCGACCATCCGGCCGTACGCCGCCTCGTCCATGCCCGCGGGGGCGTACTTCCCGGTCGTCGCCAGATACGCGTCCACGCACCGCTTCCACAGCGGGGCGAGCCGCGCCATCACCTGGCGGTCGGTCACCACCACGTACTCGTAACACTGCATGTTGCCGCCGCTGGGACCCCAGACAGCGGCCTGTATCAGCTGCTCGATCATCCCGTCCGGCACCGGGTCCGGCTTGAGGCGGCGCATGGCGCGCATCGTGGACATGGTGTCGAAGAGTGCGGGGCCGCCGAGGGCGGACGGGTCGGCCTGAACCGTTTCCATGGTCATGATCGCGGAGTTTAAGGGCTGTCCCGTAATCCCTGGTGGATCAGCGTGCGGCGTCGGATGCGGTGCATCGCAAGGCGGAGGGACGTCCGCATACTGGATGTATGGGGATGTTCCGACAACGCGGCGAGGTGCCGTAGCTGTCGTCGCACGCCCGCCAGGGATTACGGGACAGTCCTTAGGGCTTGCAGAACAATAAGTTGCGCACTCGCGCTCTTGACACCGCAGCTCATGCACGGTGTTCGACAGCAAGTTGATTCTCTGCAAGCCCTTAGGCAGGTTGCTCCGCCGGTGTCTCCCCGTCCCGCGTGCGAAGTCGCCGTCCGCCCCGATTTCCCCCGGGGTCCCGGAGCGGTGAAGCCGGCGTACGGCCCGGGCCGGTGCTCCGGGCCGTCGGGCCTGCCCGGGCCGGCTCCGGGCGGCCCGGGCCGCCCGGGCCGATATCGGCCCGGCCCGACGGCTCAGCGCCGCGTCAGCCGTACGACCGGAATGTCCCGCTCGGTGCCCGCCTGGTACTCCCCGTAGCGCGGGAACAGCTCCACCAGCCCCGGCCAGACCCGCGCCTTCTCCTCGGCCGGCAGTGTCGTCGCGGCGGCCCCGAACCGCTCGGTGTTCACCCGGAGCTCGACCTCCGGGTTCGCCTGGAGGTTCAGGTACCACAGCGGCGGGCGGTCCGACCCGCCGTTGGACGCCACGATCAGGTAGTCCTCGCCGTCCCGCCCGTACATCAGCACCGTGCGCCGCACCGTCCCGCTGCGCCGGCCGACGTAGTCCATCAGCAGGCACGGCACACCCAGCTGGGTGGTGCCCTTCGTGCCGCCGGAGGACTCGTACAGCTCGGCCTGCCGGGCGACCCAGTCGGCGGGGCTCAACGCGACCTCCGCGTCGCCGTCCTGCTCGGCCGTCATCGGTTTCTCCTTCTCTCGTGCCGTCCCGTACGGGCTGCGCCCCCATCCTGGCATCCACCCGAGCCGCACCCGGTATTCGTACACCTGGACAGCCCGCCCACCTCACGGGGGAACGCGGACCGGGAACCCGCCCGGGAAGGCGTATAAAGGGTCCTTCCGGAGCAGCCGGCGTCCCCGATGGCCCCTCCCACCACCTCCCCTCACACGCGGCCGGCGTCACCGCGTCACCGAGCCCAGGAGAGCCGAATGAGCACTTCGGAAGAGATCAGCACGCTGCTGGTGACGAAGTTCGGAACCGACCCCGGGGCCATCCGCCCCGATGTTCCCCTGCACCGGCTGCGGCTGGACTCCCTCGCGCTGGAGGAGCTGCGGCTGCTCATCGAGGACCGGCTGGACGTGGACCTGGAGGACGTCGCGCTCACCTCGCGCGACACCGTCGGCCGCCTCGTCGAGGCCGTCCACGGGAAGGTCTCCGCATGAGCGCGGCCACCGGCCGGTCCTACCGGCGGGCTTCGCTCGCCCCGTTCGCCGCCGCCGTCACCGGCGTCGGCCTGGTCACCGCCGCCGGTACGGGAACGGACGCCGCCTGGCACGGCGTCACCGAGGGCCTCGCGCCGTCCGTCGGGCCCCGGCCCGAACTGGACGGTCTGCCCTGCGACTTCTTCTACTCCGTCACCGACTGCGACCCGGGAGAGGTCCTCGGGGTGGCCGCGCAGCGGCTGATGGACCGATTCGCCCAGCTCGCCGTCATCGCCGCCCGCGAGGCCGTCGCCGACGCCGGACTCGACCCGGCGCTCTGGGACAGCGGCCGCGTCGGCGTCGTCATCGGCTCCGCCCACGGCGGACTGCCCTTCTACGACGAGCAGCACGCCGCCCTCGCCGGGCGCGGACCCCGCCGGGTCTCCCCGAAGCTCGCCCCGCTCAGCGTCGTCAACGGCGCGGCCAGCAGCGTCAGCCTCGACCTCGGCGTGCACGGCCCCAGCCAGGCCGTCTCCACCGCCTGCTCCTCCGGCACCGTCGCCATCGGCACCGCCCACCAGATGCTCCGCTCCGGAGCCTGCGACATCGTCGTCGCGGGCGGCGCGGAATCCACCTGCACCCGCCTCCTGATCGCCAGCGCCTGCAGCCTCAAGGCCGTCTCCACCCGCCGCGAGGACCCCGCGAGCGCCTGCCGCCCCTTCGACACCCACCGCGACGGCTTCGTCGTCGGCGAGGGCGCCGGGCTGATCGTCCTGGAGCACCCGGACCACGCCCGCGCCCGGGGCGCCCGTGTCCGCGCCCACGTGAGCGGCTACGGGGCCTCCAGCGACGCCCACTCCGCCGTCGCCCCCGACCCCGAGGGCCTCGGCATCGAACGCGCCCTGCGCACCGCGCTCGCCGACGCGGGCCTCTCCCCGGCCGACGTCGGGCACGTCAACGCGCACGGCACCTCGACGCTCTCCAACGACCTGATCGAGGCGACGATGCTGCGCCGGGTCCTCGGTGGGAGCGCCCTGGTGACCTCCACCAAGGCGATGACCGGTCACACCCTCGGCGCGGCGGGCGGCATCGAGACCGCGCTCACCGTGCTCGCCCTCCAGCGGCAACTGGTGCCGCCCACCGTCAATCTGGACGCCCCCGACCCGCGGATCCCGATCGACGTGGTGGCCAAGGAAGCCCGGCGCGCCTCCTTCGACTGCGCCGTCAAGACCTCGCTCGGCTTCGGCGGCCACAACGCGGCACTCGTCCTCACCAGGGCCTGAGCGGAAGGGAACGCAGGAGCACATGCCCGAGGAGATCATCCGGACCCTGTCGGTCGACGGGGTGCGCTACAGCTACCGTGTCCTGCCGGGCGCCCACCCCGGCGAGCCCCCGGCCACCGAACCGACGCTCATTCTCGGCGGCGCGCTCCAGGGCATGTTCGGCTGGCCCCAGATGGACGACCACCTGGGCCCGGCGACCGACGTGGTCACCGCCGATCTGCCCGGCATGGGCAGCGCCGACCCGCTCCCGCCCGGCCCCAGCGCCGACCTGCTGCGCCGGGCCGTGCTCGGCATCGCCGACGACATCGGCGCGCCCCGGCTGAACATCTTCGGCTTCTCCTACGGCACCGCCATCGCCTTCGGCTTCGCCCGGCGCCATCGGGAGCGGGTGGCCCGCCTGGCCCTCGGCGGCGTCCCGGTCCACATCGACGCGGTCCAGGTCGACTCCTGGGAGCGGGCCCGGGTGCAGCTCGCGGCCGGGGACCGCGAGGGGTTCGCCGCGACGGCCGCCGACGCGCTGATGTGCCTCGACCCCGAACGACACGTACACCGCAGAGAGTTGGCGCGCCGCTATGTCCGGCGCTCCTTCCTGCACGCGCTCACCCACTCGCCGCACGCGGCGGACTCGCTGTACCGGGCGCTGGCCGACCGGCCCGACTTCTCCGGCGGTCTCACCGGCGTACCGGCGCTGGTCTTCGCCGGGGAGCACGACACGGTGACGCCGCCCGCGCGGCAGCGGGAGTTCGCCGCGACGATCGAGGGCAGCCGGTTCCTGACGATCGGGGAGTCCGACCACTGGGTGGTCCTGGAGCGGGCCGACGAAGTGGCCGCGCTGGTCTCCCGGTTCTTCATCGGGCGGGAGCCGGTGGCCGACGAGGCCGGTGCCGTCGCCCTGCCGCGCCAGGCGGGCGCGCCGGCCGGGCGGACCTGAGCGGGGCCCCGGCGGGGCGGAGCTGAGCATGCCGCGGGGCGGACCGGTGAGCCGGTCCGCCCCGCCGGGGTCCCGGCACCTCAGTGCCAGAAACCGCCGACCTTGATCCGCACCACCTGCGGGTCGTGGTCGCTCGCCTGGTCGGCGAACTCGGCGTTGATGTGCACCACGTCGTAGTCGGGACGCCGGATGCCGGGGCTCGTCAGGATGTGGTCCAGCGTCTGCGAGTTGCCGTCGAAGACGTAGCTGTACCGCTCCGACGAGGGGAGCGTCGTGATCAGCGGCTTGAGCGCCCTGTCCTTGGTCAGCGCCTTCATCGTCGGGGAGAACTCGAAGTCGTTGAAGTCGCCGAGCGCGACGACCTTGGCGGACCTGTCCGCCTTCAGCAGCGAAGCGACGAAGGCGTTGACCTCGGCGGCCTGCTGGATCCGCTTCGTCTCCGAGGAACGCGTCGGCTCCTGGTAGCGGCCGTGCAGCGGCTGGTCGCCGCCCTTGGACGCGAAGTGGTTGCCGATGACGAAGACCGGCTTGCCGCGGAAGACGAACTCGCCCACCAGCGGCTTGCGGCTGTCCGCCCACGCCGGGCTCGCCGGGTTGATCCGGCCCGGGGAAGCGGAGAGCTCGACGCCCTTGCGGGTGTCGACGGCGTGCACCGGCGTGGTGGCGTCGCCGCCCGCGCGGTCGGTGAAGGAGACCCGCTGCGGGTTGAAGAGGAGGACGTTGCGGATGTTGCCGCCGGGCTCGCCGCCGTCCTTGTTGTTCTCGGGGGCGATGTAGCGCCAGGCGTAGCGCGGCCCGCCCTTCGCGACGACCGCGTCGGTGAACCGCTTCAGCGTCGCCTCGGAGCCCGTCGTGCCGTCGTTCACCGCACCGTTGTCGTCCTGGATCTCCTCCAGCGAGACGATGTCGGGGGAGGACAGGTTGACCGCGACGCCCTCGGCCAGGGTGTCGAACTTGGCCTGGTCGTCGCGGGCGTCGAGGTTCTCCACGTTGTACGTGGCGACCGCCAGCTCGTTCTTCCTCTGCTTACGGGTCACCTCGCGCCGCAGCTTCCTGTCGACGACCGAGCCCAGCTCGGTGGCCTGCACGTTGTAGCCGCCGAAGCTCGCGTAGTCGAGCACGCCGGTGGTGCGGCCCTTCAGCACGTCCCCGACGTTCGCCGTCGGGACCGGCCGCGCCGGGTCCAGCGACATCACCTTGAGGCGGCCGGTGTTCTGGTCCTCGTACGAGGCGTAGAGCGTGCCGCCGCGCCGGGTCGGGTTCTCCCTCGGCTTCACGGTCACCCAGATCTCGTCGTACGCGGTCGTCGCCCCGGTCACCCGGGTGTCGGCGAACTCGACGCGGGAGCCCTCCAGCGTCTCGTACAGATCCAGGGCGTACCGGGACGGGTCCAGCGGCAGCGCGTCGATCGTCCCGCCGTCCGCCGAGGGCACGTAACGGGCGGGCACCGAACGGGCGTCGAGGACGACCGGGGCGGGCAGCGCGTTGCCGGAGGACAGGACGGTGGTGCGGGGCGCGGTGATCTGGGTGAGGGACTGGGTGCCGGTGCCCGGGTAGTACTCCGCGACCTTGCCGCTGACCAGGACCGCGTCGCCGGCCTTCACGGCCGGTGCGGTGGAGCCGGTGTAGACGAACAGGCCCTCGCCGGTGCGCGGGTCGCCGTCGGGGGCCGTGTCCTGGATCCAGAAGCCGCGCGAGCCGCTGGAGCGCACTCCGGTGACGACGCCCGGGACGCCGGTCACCTGCTTGCCGTCGAGCGGGGAGACCCGGGTGGTGCCCTGGATGTCGTGGATCCGTACGTCGCCGGGCTCGGTGGGGCCGGGCTCCTCCGGCTCCTGCCCGCCGCCGGACGCCTCGCCCTTGGCGTTGACCGGCGTCGGGGCGCCCGCGGCGAGGTCGGCCGCGTTGTCGTCGGTGTCGGCGAGCGAGGCGGCCCGTGCGACGGACGCGGTGGCCGACGCGCCGGGGACCGGGCCGCTTCCCTCCCGGACGACCGCGGAGCCGTAGCCGACCAGGTCGACGATCCGGGTGTCCGCCGCGCAGTCCGCCGCCGACTTGCAGGTGAGCGGGGCCGTCCCGGAGACCAGGGCGACGGTGCCGCTCCCCGCCGCCATGGCGACCGTGCCGGTGGCGTCGGCGGAGGGCAGCGCGACGGTTCCGCCGGTGCCCGCGGCCTGCGCGACCAGGTAGCGGCCGCCGGGCGCGATGGACCCGGACAGCCCGGAGACCTGCCACTGCGAGCCGGCCGACGGGCTGCCCGGAAGGTACTGGACGCTGAGGCCGCCGACCTCGAAGGGCGCGGAGCCGGCGTTGGCCAGCTCGACGAAGTCCCGGGTCAGCGTCGCGCCGGAGTTGCCCCCGCCGCCGTACACCTCGGAGATGACGGCGGTGGCGGACGGTGCCGCCTGGGCGGCGGGCAGGGCGGTCACCGCGAGAGCGGCGGCGACGGCGCCGGTCAGCAGAACGGAACCGGATCTGTGTATCTGCACGGGAGGTGCCCCCAACTGAACGGAGTAGTAGGGGCAAAAGCTATGCGCGTAGAACAGGGCGTGACAAGGCATCATCGGTTAATTCCCGGCGTCGTCCGGATGGAGGGCGGACCTACGCGCCCCGCAGGGCTCGGCGGGCCCCCGCTTCGCGCGCCCGCCGTGTGCCCGCCACGCGCCTGTCACGTGCGGCAATGATGGGCAACACGCCCTGATGAGACGGCAGTCCACCATACGGTCAGCGGTTTGACCGGGTTCCGCCGTTCCGGCTACGTTGCGCGCCATGCAGCGATCCGCACACCTGACGACGCGAGGTCATGTCGAC
The nucleotide sequence above comes from Streptomyces sp. NBC_01116. Encoded proteins:
- a CDS encoding nitroreductase family protein, producing MTMETVQADPSALGGPALFDTMSTMRAMRRLKPDPVPDGMIEQLIQAAVWGPSGGNMQCYEYVVVTDRQVMARLAPLWKRCVDAYLATTGKYAPAGMDEAAYGRMVAAIEYQRDHFADTPVLVVPCYRFPEPRLDEEGLAASARALGPAGTEHMMNTQTRFQALAEGSCVYPGVQNLLLAARGLGLAANITIWHLILEQEWKRELGIPEDMATFAAVPVGWPAGNFGPVRRRPVADVIHRDRW
- a CDS encoding alpha/beta fold hydrolase; this translates as MPEEIIRTLSVDGVRYSYRVLPGAHPGEPPATEPTLILGGALQGMFGWPQMDDHLGPATDVVTADLPGMGSADPLPPGPSADLLRRAVLGIADDIGAPRLNIFGFSYGTAIAFGFARRHRERVARLALGGVPVHIDAVQVDSWERARVQLAAGDREGFAATAADALMCLDPERHVHRRELARRYVRRSFLHALTHSPHAADSLYRALADRPDFSGGLTGVPALVFAGEHDTVTPPARQREFAATIEGSRFLTIGESDHWVVLERADEVAALVSRFFIGREPVADEAGAVALPRQAGAPAGRT
- a CDS encoding N-acetylmuramoyl-L-alanine amidase translates to MPLRTAARTRARACAVAALTATALLATGHPATAAPHADTPDPMNRAFAEAAHEYGVPRDLLAAVGYGESRLDGHAGTPSQANGYGVMHLASNPANRSLEKASELTGESAARLRRDTTANILGGAAVLRDHADALGLDAAERRDVNSWYPAVARYSAAEGPAAALYADAVFTFLAEGVSATAQGGEEVLVPSRPVDPDKAAVSASDVYAQSPDYPSARWVPAYSGNFVVGRKAAIDKVVIHTTQGSYAGSISWYQNPASKVSAHYTIRSSDGEVTQSVLEKDTAWHAGSTNSSSVGIEHEGYVDNPAWYTEAMYRSSAALTKHLAARYGIPKNRSHIIGHSEAPGADHTDPGPNWDWNHYMQLIEGDPGSGGDGLTFPTYTTQRSGSTGPQVKAVQTLLNAQGYEAGAADGSFGPTTTGAVQAFQRARTLEADGVVGPKSWTALLSAGTTPALSRGSSGDAVKRLQRSLTAALGTTVGVDGTFGPATETAVRGYQTNRKLSVDGQVGPATWKALQSGK
- a CDS encoding endonuclease/exonuclease/phosphatase family protein, with the protein product MQIHRSGSVLLTGAVAAALAVTALPAAQAAPSATAVISEVYGGGGNSGATLTRDFVELANAGSAPFEVGGLSVQYLPGSPSAGSQWQVSGLSGSIAPGGRYLVAQAAGTGGTVALPSADATGTVAMAAGSGTVALVSGTAPLTCKSAADCAADTRIVDLVGYGSAVVREGSGPVPGASATASVARAASLADTDDNAADLAAGAPTPVNAKGEASGGGQEPEEPGPTEPGDVRIHDIQGTTRVSPLDGKQVTGVPGVVTGVRSSGSRGFWIQDTAPDGDPRTGEGLFVYTGSTAPAVKAGDAVLVSGKVAEYYPGTGTQSLTQITAPRTTVLSSGNALPAPVVLDARSVPARYVPSADGGTIDALPLDPSRYALDLYETLEGSRVEFADTRVTGATTAYDEIWVTVKPRENPTRRGGTLYASYEDQNTGRLKVMSLDPARPVPTANVGDVLKGRTTGVLDYASFGGYNVQATELGSVVDRKLRREVTRKQRKNELAVATYNVENLDARDDQAKFDTLAEGVAVNLSSPDIVSLEEIQDDNGAVNDGTTGSEATLKRFTDAVVAKGGPRYAWRYIAPENNKDGGEPGGNIRNVLLFNPQRVSFTDRAGGDATTPVHAVDTRKGVELSASPGRINPASPAWADSRKPLVGEFVFRGKPVFVIGNHFASKGGDQPLHGRYQEPTRSSETKRIQQAAEVNAFVASLLKADRSAKVVALGDFNDFEFSPTMKALTKDRALKPLITTLPSSERYSYVFDGNSQTLDHILTSPGIRRPDYDVVHINAEFADQASDHDPQVVRIKVGGFWH
- a CDS encoding beta-ketoacyl synthase, which produces MSAATGRSYRRASLAPFAAAVTGVGLVTAAGTGTDAAWHGVTEGLAPSVGPRPELDGLPCDFFYSVTDCDPGEVLGVAAQRLMDRFAQLAVIAAREAVADAGLDPALWDSGRVGVVIGSAHGGLPFYDEQHAALAGRGPRRVSPKLAPLSVVNGAASSVSLDLGVHGPSQAVSTACSSGTVAIGTAHQMLRSGACDIVVAGGAESTCTRLLIASACSLKAVSTRREDPASACRPFDTHRDGFVVGEGAGLIVLEHPDHARARGARVRAHVSGYGASSDAHSAVAPDPEGLGIERALRTALADAGLSPADVGHVNAHGTSTLSNDLIEATMLRRVLGGSALVTSTKAMTGHTLGAAGGIETALTVLALQRQLVPPTVNLDAPDPRIPIDVVAKEARRASFDCAVKTSLGFGGHNAALVLTRA
- a CDS encoding acyl carrier protein, which translates into the protein MSTSEEISTLLVTKFGTDPGAIRPDVPLHRLRLDSLALEELRLLIEDRLDVDLEDVALTSRDTVGRLVEAVHGKVSA
- a CDS encoding nitroreductase family deazaflavin-dependent oxidoreductase: MTAEQDGDAEVALSPADWVARQAELYESSGGTKGTTQLGVPCLLMDYVGRRSGTVRRTVLMYGRDGEDYLIVASNGGSDRPPLWYLNLQANPEVELRVNTERFGAAATTLPAEEKARVWPGLVELFPRYGEYQAGTERDIPVVRLTRR